From one Marmota flaviventris isolate mMarFla1 chromosome 1, mMarFla1.hap1, whole genome shotgun sequence genomic stretch:
- the Wiz gene encoding protein Wiz isoform X8, translating to MEGPLAGGLAAPDRPRGPERLPGPAPREDIEGGAEAAEGEGSIFRSTRYLPITKEGPRDILDGRGGISVANFDPGTFSLMRCDFCGAGFDTRAGLSSHARAHLRDFGITNWELTVSPINILQELLATSAAELPPSPLGREPGGPPGSFLTSRRPRLPLTVPFPPTWAEDPGPAYGDGLGSEENTMVAMDLGSPLLPKKSLPVPGALEQVASRLSSKVAAEVPHGSKQELPDLKAQSLTTCEVCGACFETRKGLSSHARSHLRQLGVAESESSGAPIDLLYELVKQKGLPDAPLGLPPGLTKKSNSPKELVSGATRPGLLALAKPLDAPAVNKAIKSPPGFSTKGLAHTPSSPLLKKAPLALTGSPTPKNPEDKSPQLSLSPRPTSPKAQWPQSEDEGPLNLTLDSDGGRELDCQLCGAWFETRKGLSSHARAHLRHLGVSDPDAKGSPIDVLHGLIRRDGVQIRLPPGRGALAQLGRPPPASAALSLLPPPPPAKKAKLKAAGTASPWGKQDLSAAAAAGIFWASDVEPSPLNLSSGPEPARDIRCEFCGEFFENRKGLSSHARSHLRQMGVTEWYVNGSPIDTLREILKRRTQSRPGGPPHPPGPSPKSLAKVVGTGGPGSSLEARNPSDLHISPLAKKLPPPPGSPLGHSPAASPPPTARKMFPGLTATSLPKKLKPEQMRVEIKREMLPGALHGEPHPSEGPWGAPREDMTPLNLSSRAEPVRDIRCEFCGEFFENRKGLSSHARSHLRQMGVTEWSVNGSPIDTLREILKKKAKPCLIKKEPPAGDLAPALAEDGSPTVAPGPVQSPLPLSPLAGRPGKPGAGPAQVPRELSLTPITGAKPSATGYLSSVAAKRPLQEDRLLPAEVKAKTYIQTELPFKAKTLHEKTSHSSTEACCELCGLYFENRKALASHARAHLRQFGVTEWCVNGSPIETLSEWIKHRPQKVGAYRSYIQGGRPFTKKFRSAGHGRDNDKRPPLGLAPGGLALVGRSAGGEPGPEAGRAADSGERPLAASPPGSVKAEEHQRQNINKFERRQARPPDSTGVRGSEEANDLHQKLEEVRQPPPRVRPVPSLVPRPPQTSLVKFVGNIYTLKCRFCEVEFQGPLSIQEEWVRHLQRHILEMNFSKADPAPEEPQAPQAQTAAAEAP from the exons TGGCCAACTTTGATCCCGGCACCTTCAGCTTAATGCGCTGTGACTTCTGTGGGGCTGGGTTTGATACTCGGGCCGGTCTCTCCAGCCATGCCCGGGCCCACCTGCGTGACTTTGGCATCACCAACTGGGAGCTCACCGTCTCGCCCATCAACATCCTCCAGGAGCTGCTGGCCACCTCGGCTGCTGAGTTGCCCCCCAGTCCCCTGGGCCGAGAGCCTGGTGGGCCACCTGGCAGCTTCCTGACCTCCCGTCGGCCTCGCTTACCTCTTACCGTGCCCTTCCCACCCACCTGGGCTGAGGACCCTGGGCCAGCCTACGGAGATG GCCTGGGTTCTGAGGAAAACACAATGGTGGCCATGGACTTGGGTTCTCCCCTGCTTCCTAAGAAGAGCCTTCCTGTCCCTGGGGCCTTGGAGCAGGTGGCTAGTCGACTGAGCAGCAAAGTGGCCGCCGAGGTTCCTCATGGCAGCAAACAGGAGCTGCCGGACCTCAAGG CCCAGAGCCTGACCACCTGTGAGGTCTGCGGCGCCTGCTTTGAGACCCGCAAGGGCCTGTCCAGCCACGCACGTTCCCACCTGCGGCAGCTGGGTGTAGCAGAGTCGGAGAGCAGTGGTGCCCCCATCGACCTCCTCTACGAGCTGGTGAAGCAGAAGGGCCTGCCTGATGCTCCCCTTGGGCTGCCCCCAGGCCTAACTAAGAAGTCCAACTCGCCGAAAGAATTGGTCTCTGGGGCTACCCGGCCAGGTCTGCTTGCCCTGGCCAAGCCCTTGGATGCCCCTGCTGTCAACAAAGCCATCAAGTCTCCTCCTGGCTTCTCGACCAAAGGCCTGGCCCACACACCCAGCTCTCCGCTCCTCAAGAAGGCACCGCTGGCCCTGACGGGTTCCCCTACCCCCAAGAATCCTGAGGACAAGAGCCCCCAGCTGTCCCTGAGCCCCCGGCCGACCTCCCCAAAGGCACAGTGGCCCCAGTCTGAGGACGAGGGGCCCCTGAATCTCA CTTTAGATAGTGACGGGGGCAGAGAGCTGGACTGCCAGCTGTGTGGTGCCTGGTTTGAGACCCGCAAGGGCCTGTCCAGCCACGCCCGTGCCCACCTGCGCCACCTGGGCGTCAGCGACCCGGACGCCAAGGGATCCCCCATAGACGTGCTCCACGGGCTCATCAGGAGGGACGGCGTCCAGATCCGCCTCCCACCCGGGCGCGGAGCCCTGGCCCAGCTGGGGCGGCCTCCTCCCGCCTCTGCGGCCCTCTCCTTGCTCCCCCCCCCACCGCCGGCCAAGAAGGCCAAGCTGAAGGCCGCGGGTACGGCCAGCCCCTGGGGGAAGCAGGACCTCTCGGCCGCCGCAGCCGCCGGCATTTTCTGGGCCTCTGATGTGGAGCCATCTCCTCTCAACCTCT cctccggCCCAGAACCAGCTCGAGACATCCGCTGTGAGTTCTGTGGTGAGTTCTTCGAGAACCGCAAGGGTCTGTCGAGCCATGCACGTTCCCACCTGCGGCAGATGGGCGTGACTGAGTGGTACGTCAATGGTTCGCCCATCGACACACTGAGGGAGATCCTGAAGAGACGGACCCAGTCTCGGCCAGGTGGACCCCCCCACCCACCAGGGCCTAGCCCAAAATCCCTGGCAAAGGTGGTGGGCACCGGAGGCCCTGGCAGCTCATTAGAAGCCCGCAACCCTTCGGACCTTCACATCTCACCTCTGGCTAAGAAGTTGCCACCACCACCAGGCAGCCCCCTGGGCCACTCACCAgctgcctctcctcctcccacGGCCCGGAAGATGTTCCCAGGCCTGACAGCAACCTCCCTGCCTAAGAAGCTGAAGCCTGAACAAATGCGGGTGGAGATCAAGCGGGAGATGCTGCCAGGGGCCCTTCATGGGGAGCCGCACCCATCTGAGGGTCCCTGGGGGGCGCCGAGGGAAGACATGACACCCTTGAACCTGT CGTCCCGGGCAGAGCCGGTGCGCGACATCCGCTGCGAGTTCTGCGGTGAGTTCTTCGAGAACCGCAAGGGCCTGTCGAGCCATGCACGCTCCCATCTACGGCAGATGGGTGTGACCGAGTGGTCTGTCAACGGCTCTCCCATCGACACGCTGCGGGAGATCCTGAAGAAGAAGGCCAAGCCGTGCCTCATCAAGAAGGAGCCGCCAGCTGGAGACCTGGCTCCTGCCTTGGCTGAGGATGGGTCCCCCACAGTGGCCCCTGGGCCTGTGCAGTCCCCACTGCCATTGTCGCCCCTGGCTGGCCGGCCAGGCAAACCAGGAGCTGGGCCAGCCCAGGTTCCCCGGGAGCTCAGCCTGACACCCATCACTGGGGCCAAACCCTCAGCCACTGGCTACCTGAGCTCAGTGGCAGCCAAGCGGCCCCTGCAGGAGGACCGACTCCTCCCCGCAGAGGTCAAGGCCAAGACCTACATCCAGACTGAACTGCCCTTCAAGGCAAAGACCCTCCATGAGAAGACCTCCCACTCTT CCACCGAGGCCTGCTGCGAGCTCTGTGGCCTTTACTTTGAAAATCGCAAAGCCCTGGCCAGCCATGCACGGGCACACCTGCGGCAGTTTGGTGTGACAGAGTGGTGTGTCAACGGCTCGCCCATCGAGACGCTGAGCGAGTGGATCAAGCATCGGCCCCAGAAGGTGGGCGCCTACCGCAGTTACATCCAAGGCGGCCGCCCTTTTACCAAGAAGTTCCGAAGTGCTGGCCATGGCCGTGACAATGACAAGCGACCGCCCCTGGGGCTGGCACCTGGGGGCCTGGCCTTGGTTGGCCGCAGTGCTGGGGGGGAGCCAGGGCCTGAGGCTGGCCGGGCAGCCGACAGCGGTGAGCGGCCTCTGGCAGCCAGCCCACCAGGCTCTGTGAAGGCTGAGGAACATCAGCGGCAGAACATCAACA AATTTGAACGTCGACAAGCCCGCCCCCCAGATTCCACTGGGGTCCGGGGGAGTGAGGAGGCCAATGACTTGcatcagaagctggaagaggtGCGGCAACCTCCACCCCGGGTGCGGCCAGTCCCATCCTTGGTGCCCCGACCCCCTCAAACATCACTTGTCAAGTTTGTAGGCAACATCTACACCCTCAAGTGCAG GTTCTGTGAAGTGGAATTCCAGGGCCCCCTCTCCATCCAGGAAGAGTGGGTACGACACTTACAGCGGCACATCCTGGAGATGAATTTCTCCAAAGCAGACCCTGCACCTGAGGAGCCCCAAGCCCCACAGGCACAGACAGCAGCAGCAGAGGCACCCTAA
- the Wiz gene encoding protein Wiz isoform X11 gives MEGPLAGGLAAPDRPRGPERLPGPAPREDIEGGAEAAEGEGSIFRSTRYLPITKEGPRDILDGRGGISVANFDPGTFSLMRCDFCGAGFDTRAGLSSHARAHLRDFGITNWELTVSPINILQELLATSAAELPPSPLGREPGGPPGSFLTSRRPRLPLTVPFPPTWAEDPGPAYGDGLGSEENTMVAMDLGSPLLPKKSLPVPGALEQVASRLSSKVAAEVPHGSKQELPDLKAQSLTTCEVCGACFETRKGLSSHARSHLRQLGVAESESSGAPIDLLYELVKQKGLPDAPLGLPPGLTKKSNSPKELVSGATRPGLLALAKPLDAPAVNKAIKSPPGFSTKGLAHTPSSPLLKKAPLALTGSPTPKNPEDKSPQLSLSPRPTSPKAQWPQSEDEGPLNLTSGPEPARDIRCEFCGEFFENRKGLSSHARSHLRQMGVTEWYVNGSPIDTLREILKRRTQSRPGGPPHPPGPSPKSLAKVVGTGGPGSSLEARNPSDLHISPLAKKLPPPPGSPLGHSPAASPPPTARKMFPGLTATSLPKKLKPEQMRVEIKREMLPGALHGEPHPSEGPWGAPREDMTPLNLSSRAEPVRDIRCEFCGEFFENRKGLSSHARSHLRQMGVTEWSVNGSPIDTLREILKKKAKPCLIKKEPPAGDLAPALAEDGSPTVAPGPVQSPLPLSPLAGRPGKPGAGPAQVPRELSLTPITGAKPSATGYLSSVAAKRPLQEDRLLPAEVKAKTYIQTELPFKAKTLHEKTSHSSTEACCELCGLYFENRKALASHARAHLRQFGVTEWCVNGSPIETLSEWIKHRPQKVGAYRSYIQGGRPFTKKFRSAGHGRDNDKRPPLGLAPGGLALVGRSAGGEPGPEAGRAADSGERPLAASPPGSVKAEEHQRQNINKFERRQARPPDSTGVRGSEEANDLHQKLEEVRQPPPRVRPVPSLVPRPPQTSLVKFVGNIYTLKCRFCEVEFQGPLSIQEEWVRHLQRHILEMNFSKADPAPEEPQAPQAQTAAAEAP, from the exons TGGCCAACTTTGATCCCGGCACCTTCAGCTTAATGCGCTGTGACTTCTGTGGGGCTGGGTTTGATACTCGGGCCGGTCTCTCCAGCCATGCCCGGGCCCACCTGCGTGACTTTGGCATCACCAACTGGGAGCTCACCGTCTCGCCCATCAACATCCTCCAGGAGCTGCTGGCCACCTCGGCTGCTGAGTTGCCCCCCAGTCCCCTGGGCCGAGAGCCTGGTGGGCCACCTGGCAGCTTCCTGACCTCCCGTCGGCCTCGCTTACCTCTTACCGTGCCCTTCCCACCCACCTGGGCTGAGGACCCTGGGCCAGCCTACGGAGATG GCCTGGGTTCTGAGGAAAACACAATGGTGGCCATGGACTTGGGTTCTCCCCTGCTTCCTAAGAAGAGCCTTCCTGTCCCTGGGGCCTTGGAGCAGGTGGCTAGTCGACTGAGCAGCAAAGTGGCCGCCGAGGTTCCTCATGGCAGCAAACAGGAGCTGCCGGACCTCAAGG CCCAGAGCCTGACCACCTGTGAGGTCTGCGGCGCCTGCTTTGAGACCCGCAAGGGCCTGTCCAGCCACGCACGTTCCCACCTGCGGCAGCTGGGTGTAGCAGAGTCGGAGAGCAGTGGTGCCCCCATCGACCTCCTCTACGAGCTGGTGAAGCAGAAGGGCCTGCCTGATGCTCCCCTTGGGCTGCCCCCAGGCCTAACTAAGAAGTCCAACTCGCCGAAAGAATTGGTCTCTGGGGCTACCCGGCCAGGTCTGCTTGCCCTGGCCAAGCCCTTGGATGCCCCTGCTGTCAACAAAGCCATCAAGTCTCCTCCTGGCTTCTCGACCAAAGGCCTGGCCCACACACCCAGCTCTCCGCTCCTCAAGAAGGCACCGCTGGCCCTGACGGGTTCCCCTACCCCCAAGAATCCTGAGGACAAGAGCCCCCAGCTGTCCCTGAGCCCCCGGCCGACCTCCCCAAAGGCACAGTGGCCCCAGTCTGAGGACGAGGGGCCCCTGAATCTCA cctccggCCCAGAACCAGCTCGAGACATCCGCTGTGAGTTCTGTGGTGAGTTCTTCGAGAACCGCAAGGGTCTGTCGAGCCATGCACGTTCCCACCTGCGGCAGATGGGCGTGACTGAGTGGTACGTCAATGGTTCGCCCATCGACACACTGAGGGAGATCCTGAAGAGACGGACCCAGTCTCGGCCAGGTGGACCCCCCCACCCACCAGGGCCTAGCCCAAAATCCCTGGCAAAGGTGGTGGGCACCGGAGGCCCTGGCAGCTCATTAGAAGCCCGCAACCCTTCGGACCTTCACATCTCACCTCTGGCTAAGAAGTTGCCACCACCACCAGGCAGCCCCCTGGGCCACTCACCAgctgcctctcctcctcccacGGCCCGGAAGATGTTCCCAGGCCTGACAGCAACCTCCCTGCCTAAGAAGCTGAAGCCTGAACAAATGCGGGTGGAGATCAAGCGGGAGATGCTGCCAGGGGCCCTTCATGGGGAGCCGCACCCATCTGAGGGTCCCTGGGGGGCGCCGAGGGAAGACATGACACCCTTGAACCTGT CGTCCCGGGCAGAGCCGGTGCGCGACATCCGCTGCGAGTTCTGCGGTGAGTTCTTCGAGAACCGCAAGGGCCTGTCGAGCCATGCACGCTCCCATCTACGGCAGATGGGTGTGACCGAGTGGTCTGTCAACGGCTCTCCCATCGACACGCTGCGGGAGATCCTGAAGAAGAAGGCCAAGCCGTGCCTCATCAAGAAGGAGCCGCCAGCTGGAGACCTGGCTCCTGCCTTGGCTGAGGATGGGTCCCCCACAGTGGCCCCTGGGCCTGTGCAGTCCCCACTGCCATTGTCGCCCCTGGCTGGCCGGCCAGGCAAACCAGGAGCTGGGCCAGCCCAGGTTCCCCGGGAGCTCAGCCTGACACCCATCACTGGGGCCAAACCCTCAGCCACTGGCTACCTGAGCTCAGTGGCAGCCAAGCGGCCCCTGCAGGAGGACCGACTCCTCCCCGCAGAGGTCAAGGCCAAGACCTACATCCAGACTGAACTGCCCTTCAAGGCAAAGACCCTCCATGAGAAGACCTCCCACTCTT CCACCGAGGCCTGCTGCGAGCTCTGTGGCCTTTACTTTGAAAATCGCAAAGCCCTGGCCAGCCATGCACGGGCACACCTGCGGCAGTTTGGTGTGACAGAGTGGTGTGTCAACGGCTCGCCCATCGAGACGCTGAGCGAGTGGATCAAGCATCGGCCCCAGAAGGTGGGCGCCTACCGCAGTTACATCCAAGGCGGCCGCCCTTTTACCAAGAAGTTCCGAAGTGCTGGCCATGGCCGTGACAATGACAAGCGACCGCCCCTGGGGCTGGCACCTGGGGGCCTGGCCTTGGTTGGCCGCAGTGCTGGGGGGGAGCCAGGGCCTGAGGCTGGCCGGGCAGCCGACAGCGGTGAGCGGCCTCTGGCAGCCAGCCCACCAGGCTCTGTGAAGGCTGAGGAACATCAGCGGCAGAACATCAACA AATTTGAACGTCGACAAGCCCGCCCCCCAGATTCCACTGGGGTCCGGGGGAGTGAGGAGGCCAATGACTTGcatcagaagctggaagaggtGCGGCAACCTCCACCCCGGGTGCGGCCAGTCCCATCCTTGGTGCCCCGACCCCCTCAAACATCACTTGTCAAGTTTGTAGGCAACATCTACACCCTCAAGTGCAG GTTCTGTGAAGTGGAATTCCAGGGCCCCCTCTCCATCCAGGAAGAGTGGGTACGACACTTACAGCGGCACATCCTGGAGATGAATTTCTCCAAAGCAGACCCTGCACCTGAGGAGCCCCAAGCCCCACAGGCACAGACAGCAGCAGCAGAGGCACCCTAA
- the Wiz gene encoding protein Wiz isoform X9 produces the protein MEGPLAGGLAAPDRPRGPERLPGPAPREDIEGGAEAAEGEGSIFRSTRYLPITKEGPRDILDGRGGISVANFDPGTFSLMRCDFCGAGFDTRAGLSSHARAHLRDFGITNWELTVSPINILQELLATSAAELPPSPLGREPGGPPGSFLTSRRPRLPLTVPFPPTWAEDPGPAYGDAQSLTTCEVCGACFETRKGLSSHARSHLRQLGVAESESSGAPIDLLYELVKQKGLPDAPLGLPPGLTKKSNSPKELVSGATRPGLLALAKPLDAPAVNKAIKSPPGFSTKGLAHTPSSPLLKKAPLALTGSPTPKNPEDKSPQLSLSPRPTSPKAQWPQSEDEGPLNLTLDSDGGRELDCQLCGAWFETRKGLSSHARAHLRHLGVSDPDAKGSPIDVLHGLIRRDGVQIRLPPGRGALAQLGRPPPASAALSLLPPPPPAKKAKLKAAGTASPWGKQDLSAAAAAGIFWASDVEPSPLNLSSGPEPARDIRCEFCGEFFENRKGLSSHARSHLRQMGVTEWYVNGSPIDTLREILKRRTQSRPGGPPHPPGPSPKSLAKVVGTGGPGSSLEARNPSDLHISPLAKKLPPPPGSPLGHSPAASPPPTARKMFPGLTATSLPKKLKPEQMRVEIKREMLPGALHGEPHPSEGPWGAPREDMTPLNLSSRAEPVRDIRCEFCGEFFENRKGLSSHARSHLRQMGVTEWSVNGSPIDTLREILKKKAKPCLIKKEPPAGDLAPALAEDGSPTVAPGPVQSPLPLSPLAGRPGKPGAGPAQVPRELSLTPITGAKPSATGYLSSVAAKRPLQEDRLLPAEVKAKTYIQTELPFKAKTLHEKTSHSSTEACCELCGLYFENRKALASHARAHLRQFGVTEWCVNGSPIETLSEWIKHRPQKVGAYRSYIQGGRPFTKKFRSAGHGRDNDKRPPLGLAPGGLALVGRSAGGEPGPEAGRAADSGERPLAASPPGSVKAEEHQRQNINKFERRQARPPDSTGVRGSEEANDLHQKLEEVRQPPPRVRPVPSLVPRPPQTSLVKFVGNIYTLKCRFCEVEFQGPLSIQEEWVRHLQRHILEMNFSKADPAPEEPQAPQAQTAAAEAP, from the exons TGGCCAACTTTGATCCCGGCACCTTCAGCTTAATGCGCTGTGACTTCTGTGGGGCTGGGTTTGATACTCGGGCCGGTCTCTCCAGCCATGCCCGGGCCCACCTGCGTGACTTTGGCATCACCAACTGGGAGCTCACCGTCTCGCCCATCAACATCCTCCAGGAGCTGCTGGCCACCTCGGCTGCTGAGTTGCCCCCCAGTCCCCTGGGCCGAGAGCCTGGTGGGCCACCTGGCAGCTTCCTGACCTCCCGTCGGCCTCGCTTACCTCTTACCGTGCCCTTCCCACCCACCTGGGCTGAGGACCCTGGGCCAGCCTACGGAGATG CCCAGAGCCTGACCACCTGTGAGGTCTGCGGCGCCTGCTTTGAGACCCGCAAGGGCCTGTCCAGCCACGCACGTTCCCACCTGCGGCAGCTGGGTGTAGCAGAGTCGGAGAGCAGTGGTGCCCCCATCGACCTCCTCTACGAGCTGGTGAAGCAGAAGGGCCTGCCTGATGCTCCCCTTGGGCTGCCCCCAGGCCTAACTAAGAAGTCCAACTCGCCGAAAGAATTGGTCTCTGGGGCTACCCGGCCAGGTCTGCTTGCCCTGGCCAAGCCCTTGGATGCCCCTGCTGTCAACAAAGCCATCAAGTCTCCTCCTGGCTTCTCGACCAAAGGCCTGGCCCACACACCCAGCTCTCCGCTCCTCAAGAAGGCACCGCTGGCCCTGACGGGTTCCCCTACCCCCAAGAATCCTGAGGACAAGAGCCCCCAGCTGTCCCTGAGCCCCCGGCCGACCTCCCCAAAGGCACAGTGGCCCCAGTCTGAGGACGAGGGGCCCCTGAATCTCA CTTTAGATAGTGACGGGGGCAGAGAGCTGGACTGCCAGCTGTGTGGTGCCTGGTTTGAGACCCGCAAGGGCCTGTCCAGCCACGCCCGTGCCCACCTGCGCCACCTGGGCGTCAGCGACCCGGACGCCAAGGGATCCCCCATAGACGTGCTCCACGGGCTCATCAGGAGGGACGGCGTCCAGATCCGCCTCCCACCCGGGCGCGGAGCCCTGGCCCAGCTGGGGCGGCCTCCTCCCGCCTCTGCGGCCCTCTCCTTGCTCCCCCCCCCACCGCCGGCCAAGAAGGCCAAGCTGAAGGCCGCGGGTACGGCCAGCCCCTGGGGGAAGCAGGACCTCTCGGCCGCCGCAGCCGCCGGCATTTTCTGGGCCTCTGATGTGGAGCCATCTCCTCTCAACCTCT cctccggCCCAGAACCAGCTCGAGACATCCGCTGTGAGTTCTGTGGTGAGTTCTTCGAGAACCGCAAGGGTCTGTCGAGCCATGCACGTTCCCACCTGCGGCAGATGGGCGTGACTGAGTGGTACGTCAATGGTTCGCCCATCGACACACTGAGGGAGATCCTGAAGAGACGGACCCAGTCTCGGCCAGGTGGACCCCCCCACCCACCAGGGCCTAGCCCAAAATCCCTGGCAAAGGTGGTGGGCACCGGAGGCCCTGGCAGCTCATTAGAAGCCCGCAACCCTTCGGACCTTCACATCTCACCTCTGGCTAAGAAGTTGCCACCACCACCAGGCAGCCCCCTGGGCCACTCACCAgctgcctctcctcctcccacGGCCCGGAAGATGTTCCCAGGCCTGACAGCAACCTCCCTGCCTAAGAAGCTGAAGCCTGAACAAATGCGGGTGGAGATCAAGCGGGAGATGCTGCCAGGGGCCCTTCATGGGGAGCCGCACCCATCTGAGGGTCCCTGGGGGGCGCCGAGGGAAGACATGACACCCTTGAACCTGT CGTCCCGGGCAGAGCCGGTGCGCGACATCCGCTGCGAGTTCTGCGGTGAGTTCTTCGAGAACCGCAAGGGCCTGTCGAGCCATGCACGCTCCCATCTACGGCAGATGGGTGTGACCGAGTGGTCTGTCAACGGCTCTCCCATCGACACGCTGCGGGAGATCCTGAAGAAGAAGGCCAAGCCGTGCCTCATCAAGAAGGAGCCGCCAGCTGGAGACCTGGCTCCTGCCTTGGCTGAGGATGGGTCCCCCACAGTGGCCCCTGGGCCTGTGCAGTCCCCACTGCCATTGTCGCCCCTGGCTGGCCGGCCAGGCAAACCAGGAGCTGGGCCAGCCCAGGTTCCCCGGGAGCTCAGCCTGACACCCATCACTGGGGCCAAACCCTCAGCCACTGGCTACCTGAGCTCAGTGGCAGCCAAGCGGCCCCTGCAGGAGGACCGACTCCTCCCCGCAGAGGTCAAGGCCAAGACCTACATCCAGACTGAACTGCCCTTCAAGGCAAAGACCCTCCATGAGAAGACCTCCCACTCTT CCACCGAGGCCTGCTGCGAGCTCTGTGGCCTTTACTTTGAAAATCGCAAAGCCCTGGCCAGCCATGCACGGGCACACCTGCGGCAGTTTGGTGTGACAGAGTGGTGTGTCAACGGCTCGCCCATCGAGACGCTGAGCGAGTGGATCAAGCATCGGCCCCAGAAGGTGGGCGCCTACCGCAGTTACATCCAAGGCGGCCGCCCTTTTACCAAGAAGTTCCGAAGTGCTGGCCATGGCCGTGACAATGACAAGCGACCGCCCCTGGGGCTGGCACCTGGGGGCCTGGCCTTGGTTGGCCGCAGTGCTGGGGGGGAGCCAGGGCCTGAGGCTGGCCGGGCAGCCGACAGCGGTGAGCGGCCTCTGGCAGCCAGCCCACCAGGCTCTGTGAAGGCTGAGGAACATCAGCGGCAGAACATCAACA AATTTGAACGTCGACAAGCCCGCCCCCCAGATTCCACTGGGGTCCGGGGGAGTGAGGAGGCCAATGACTTGcatcagaagctggaagaggtGCGGCAACCTCCACCCCGGGTGCGGCCAGTCCCATCCTTGGTGCCCCGACCCCCTCAAACATCACTTGTCAAGTTTGTAGGCAACATCTACACCCTCAAGTGCAG GTTCTGTGAAGTGGAATTCCAGGGCCCCCTCTCCATCCAGGAAGAGTGGGTACGACACTTACAGCGGCACATCCTGGAGATGAATTTCTCCAAAGCAGACCCTGCACCTGAGGAGCCCCAAGCCCCACAGGCACAGACAGCAGCAGCAGAGGCACCCTAA